Proteins from a single region of Candidatus Dadabacteria bacterium:
- a CDS encoding class I SAM-dependent methyltransferase, with protein sequence MDNPYKKYDSNFYKEFDKEGFAHSAERVLSVVAESLPPIKSAVDVGCGTGYWLQTLKANHQTETVKGIDGRWVDRQYLKIQEEDFLEADMAKALPDMKQRFDLAISLEVAEHLPPERANEFVNYLTTLSDFVLFSAATPIQSGTNHLNEQWQDYWADIFEKKGYVPFDIIRPKVWNDGKVVGQYKQNTVLYVNKNKTEEVNAPYITREELMLSVGHPCHLNITMKTIFWRGTLRKALKRSFKRIFRL encoded by the coding sequence ATGGACAATCCATACAAGAAATATGACAGCAATTTCTACAAGGAATTTGACAAAGAAGGGTTTGCCCACTCAGCGGAGCGGGTTCTCTCTGTTGTGGCTGAATCCCTGCCGCCAATCAAGTCGGCGGTTGATGTCGGGTGCGGAACGGGGTATTGGCTTCAAACACTGAAAGCAAACCACCAAACGGAAACCGTAAAGGGGATTGACGGGCGCTGGGTTGACCGCCAATATCTCAAAATTCAGGAAGAGGATTTTCTTGAAGCGGATATGGCTAAAGCACTCCCCGATATGAAGCAAAGATTTGATCTTGCTATCAGTCTGGAAGTCGCGGAGCATCTGCCGCCGGAAAGAGCAAACGAATTTGTCAACTACCTGACCACCCTGTCGGACTTTGTTCTCTTTTCCGCCGCTACTCCAATCCAAAGCGGAACCAATCACCTTAACGAACAATGGCAGGACTACTGGGCGGACATATTTGAGAAAAAGGGATACGTCCCGTTTGACATCATCAGGCCCAAGGTGTGGAATGACGGCAAGGTAGTGGGACAATACAAGCAAAACACGGTTCTGTATGTGAACAAAAATAAAACGGAAGAGGTTAATGCCCCATATATTACACGGGAAGAGTTGATGCTCTCGGTCGGTCACCCGTGCCACCTGAACATTACGATGAAAACCATCTTTTGGAGAGGCACTCTGAGAAAGGCGTTGAAGAGATCATTCAAACGAATCTTCAGACTTTAG